The Cellulomonas shaoxiangyii sequence GCAGGTCCCCGGACGCGTGCGCGGCGCGGGCGGCGACGGCCGCGCCGGAGTACCCGAGCCCGGCGAGCGTCGCGAGCGTCCACGCCCCGCCGCGGCGGTACGCCACGGCGAGCGCCGCCGCGAGCACGACCGTGGCGCCGAGCATGACCGTCGTGAAGCCGTCGGGCGGGCGGACCGCGGGCTGCTCGCCCGCCGCCCCGGCGAGCACCGCGAGCGCACCGACGACGACCACCACCGCGACCCCGTCCCGACCGCGCAGCCGCGCGCCGAGCGCCACGGGTGCGAGCAGCACCACGACGACGACCGACGAGCCCTGCACGGCCTGCACCACGAACAGCGGCAGGCGGTCGAGCGCGAGCAGCGACAGCAGGAAGCCCGTGCCGTCGAGCAGGAGCCCCAGCACGGCGAGCGGCTGCCGCACGACGCCGAGGCCGGCCGCGCGCCGCGCGGCCACGGCCTGCAGGACCGTGCTCACGCCGTAGGCGAGCGCGGCCCCGACGGCCGCCGCCAGCGACAGGATCACGACGGCGTCCCGCGCGGCGCGAGGAAGCGGCCGATGACCGGGATCTCCGTGACGCCTTCCGCGCCGGCCACCGCCAGGGCCTGCGTCGCGACGTACTCGGCGGGGTCCAGGACCAGGTAGCGCGGCGTCCACGACGGGTCGAACTTCTCGTTGAACGCGCCGAGCGTCGCGGCCTGCGTGCCCTGGGACAGCCGGCGGAGCAGCTGGCGCGCGAGCTCGTCGAGGCGGGACCTGCCCTCGCCCTCGAGCACGTCCCGCAGCACCGCGAAGTTCAGGCCGAGCCCGCGGCAGCCGCGTCGGCGCAGCTCCTCGACGGTCGCGACGATCGTCTCCTCGACGAGCCCGTTCGGCGCGCCCTCGTCGGTGCGCCGGCGCATCACGTCGAGCGACCAGCCGTCGATGTCGCGGGCCGGCACCCACTGGCAGAACGCGTCCACGCGGCCGTCCGGTGCGCGCGTCACCGACAGGAGCAGGCCCGTGTCGAGGGGGTCGAACAGCCGGGACAGGGTCATCGAGAACCCGCGTTCCTGCTCGCCGCGGCGCGACTCGTCGCTCATCGCCGCGATGGCGTCGCGCAGGTCCGGCGCGAGGTCCACGGGGTCGTGGAACGTGGTGACGTAGCCCAGGCGCACGATGCGTCCGACGGACTGCCGCAGCGACTTGTGCGCCCGCCCGTGGAGGGTGAACGTCCGGCAGTCGACCGTGGCCTCGTCGCCGAGGTACAGGGGACGCAGGCCGCTCGCCTCGTACACCGGCAGCCAGTCCGCGGACGCCGCGACCACCGACACCGACCACCCCGCCTCCTGCGCGTGCTCGAGGAAGTCGGCCCACGCGCCGACCCGCTCGTCGGGCGGGCCGATCGGGTCGGGGGAGACGAGGCAGACGCCCCCGCGCACGGCGTGCGCCACGACCGTGCGACCGCTGACGAACCAGTCCTTGTCGTCCCGCAGCGCGAAGTAGTCGAGCGTGCCGCCGCCCCACTGCTCCACCAGCGCACGCGCGCGCTCGCGCTCGGCGAGGTGCGCGCCGGCGCCGAGGGGCACCGGTCGACGCGGGGAGAGCAGCGACCAGAACAGCGTCACGAGGAACAGCACCGCGAGGCCGGTGACTAGCGGGTTCCCCACTCGCCCCCACGCCGTGCGGTCGGCCGCGTCCGCGCGCCCGGTGGCCGGCGCCCACGCCGACGCCGCCACGGCCACCGCCGCCAGGACCACGGCGGCCGCGCTGACGAGCACCGCGAGGCGGACGGCACGCCGCGTCGGCAGGACGGGGAACGCCCGTCCGTGCGCGGCGAGCCAGAGCGCCCCCACCGCGACCACGACCGACTCGACGACGTGCAGGCCCTTGGTCAGGTGCAGGGCCGCGCTGACGCCCAGCACCGCGAGCGTGCCGCCCCAGGCGAGCCTGCTGCCCGTGCGCAGGCCCCGCGCCGTCAGGAGCAGCAGCGTCGAGACGAGGAGCAGGGCGGCCCGCGAGGTCACCGGCACCAGGCCGGGCAGCACCTCGCGCACGACGGGCAGCTCCTGCCACAGCGGCCGGACGAGGGCCGACAGCACGCCGAGCACCGCGAGCAGCAGCGCCGTCCGCGACGCGACCACGCGGACGCGCACGTCGGCGCGGTGCCGCGCCAGGGCGTCGGGTGCGGTGCGCGGGAGCAGCGCCCGCCGCGCATCTGCCATCGTCCACGCCCCCCGACGCGGCACGCACCCTGCCGGCGCGCCGGACGCCACCGACGCTACAGCCGGCCCCCGTGCCGAGCCCGGCGAGCAACGGCGCGTCGTGCCGGGGGACCCGCACCGTGGAGCGCCCGGACCGACGCCGGGGCGCCACCTATGCTTTGGCGGTGTCCCCGACCGCTCGAGACGTGGCCGCCCTCGCGGGCGTCTCGGTGAAGACCGTCTCCCGGGTGGTGAACGGCGAGCCGCACACGCGGCCGGAGGTCGTGCAGCGGGTCACGGCCGCCATGGCCGAGCTCGGCTGGACACCCAGCGCCACGGCCCGCAGCCTGCGCACCCGCAGGACCGGGCTGGTCGGCATCGGCGTCGCCGAGCTGCGTCGGCCGTACCTGGCCACGCTCGTGGAGGCGCTCGTCGCGGAGGCGGACCAGCGCGGCATCCCCGTCGCGGTGGAGCCGACGCACGGCGACCCGGACCGCACGGCGGCGCTGTTCGCCGCCCGGGGGCGCGTGTTCGACGGGCTCCTGCACATCGGCCCGCTCGCCCCGGGTGTCGCCACGCAGGGCGCGCTGACGGACCGGCCGGCCGTCGTCATCCAGGGCGGCGCGGCCGTCCGTGACGTCGACCGCGTCGACGAGGACGTCGAGGCGGCGGTCTCCCTGGCGGCCCGGCACCTGGCCGTCATGGGCCGGGGACGGCCGGTGCTGCTCGGCGGCGACCGTGCGCGCCGCCCGGGCGAGGACCCCGTCGTGCCGTCGGCGGCCATGCGCGCCGCGCTGGCCGACGCGGGGCTCGACGCGTCCGACGTGCCGCTCGTCGCGATCGACGGCG is a genomic window containing:
- a CDS encoding bifunctional lysylphosphatidylglycerol flippase/synthetase MprF, with amino-acid sequence MADARRALLPRTAPDALARHRADVRVRVVASRTALLLAVLGVLSALVRPLWQELPVVREVLPGLVPVTSRAALLLVSTLLLLTARGLRTGSRLAWGGTLAVLGVSAALHLTKGLHVVESVVVAVGALWLAAHGRAFPVLPTRRAVRLAVLVSAAAVVLAAVAVAASAWAPATGRADAADRTAWGRVGNPLVTGLAVLFLVTLFWSLLSPRRPVPLGAGAHLAERERARALVEQWGGGTLDYFALRDDKDWFVSGRTVVAHAVRGGVCLVSPDPIGPPDERVGAWADFLEHAQEAGWSVSVVAASADWLPVYEASGLRPLYLGDEATVDCRTFTLHGRAHKSLRQSVGRIVRLGYVTTFHDPVDLAPDLRDAIAAMSDESRRGEQERGFSMTLSRLFDPLDTGLLLSVTRAPDGRVDAFCQWVPARDIDGWSLDVMRRRTDEGAPNGLVEETIVATVEELRRRGCRGLGLNFAVLRDVLEGEGRSRLDELARQLLRRLSQGTQAATLGAFNEKFDPSWTPRYLVLDPAEYVATQALAVAGAEGVTEIPVIGRFLAPRGTPS
- a CDS encoding LacI family DNA-binding transcriptional regulator — protein: MSPTARDVAALAGVSVKTVSRVVNGEPHTRPEVVQRVTAAMAELGWTPSATARSLRTRRTGLVGIGVAELRRPYLATLVEALVAEADQRGIPVAVEPTHGDPDRTAALFAARGRVFDGLLHIGPLAPGVATQGALTDRPAVVIQGGAAVRDVDRVDEDVEAAVSLAARHLAVMGRGRPVLLGGDRARRPGEDPVVPSAAMRAALADAGLDASDVPLVAIDGVADRHAGADAAGRAVVAHPALDALLCVNDEVALGALAALSALGVDVPGQVAVIGHDDLDDGRFSTPSLTTIDPGPARLARVALELLGERLAGRGPEQARAVTLPVHLVRRESTLGEVVP